The following are encoded in a window of Shewanella psychrotolerans genomic DNA:
- a CDS encoding DUF4145 domain-containing protein: MKQGILYSQEQIPAFECPSCNQGDMSPVGELKIRQIADARTGGDTRTILRSDLLCQNQECADVGILVMSGELYFDEGCGYEMLFTPTYINPAPDFFPLDPKYPYKIRMLLELVFSLFWVEQASCGNKLRVAVEELLTQLGIEQHRTKSGVAVLSSKGYPKPIPLQERLDKCKKLGKVERKCIGALEAIKWLGNESSHSADGVFQHTTYQAIMVFGAVLQQIYLGAALPEDMDFSVNNINFFYNPNEQKVRPKK; this comes from the coding sequence TTGAAACAGGGTATTTTATATTCACAAGAGCAAATTCCAGCATTTGAATGTCCATCATGTAATCAGGGGGATATGAGTCCCGTTGGCGAACTAAAAATTCGTCAGATAGCAGATGCTCGAACTGGTGGGGATACAAGGACAATCTTAAGATCAGACTTACTGTGTCAAAATCAGGAATGTGCTGATGTGGGCATTCTTGTGATGTCAGGTGAGTTATACTTTGATGAGGGCTGTGGGTACGAAATGCTATTTACACCCACATACATAAATCCAGCTCCTGATTTTTTCCCTTTAGACCCCAAATATCCATACAAGATCAGAATGTTGTTGGAGTTAGTGTTTTCACTTTTCTGGGTTGAACAAGCATCGTGTGGCAACAAACTGAGAGTTGCTGTTGAAGAGCTATTGACTCAATTGGGTATTGAGCAGCATAGAACTAAAAGCGGTGTAGCCGTCCTTAGTAGTAAAGGGTATCCAAAACCAATTCCACTACAAGAACGTTTAGATAAATGTAAAAAATTGGGGAAAGTAGAGCGTAAATGTATTGGAGCACTTGAAGCAATTAAGTGGCTAGGTAATGAATCTAGCCATAGTGCAGATGGCGTGTTTCAGCATACGACTTATCAAGCAATTATGGTATTTGGTGCGGTACTACAACAAATTTATTTAGGTGCAGCTCTACCAGAAGACATGGATTTCTCCGTAAACAATATTAACTTTTTTTACAATCCAAACGAGCAAAAAGTAAGACCGAAAAAATGA
- a CDS encoding UvrD-helicase domain-containing protein — protein sequence MADTHSLQEVDKEIYQYLNLDSPTSFLLFAGAGSGKTRTLVNVLQAVRDNDLHRFIKAGQRIAVITYTNAACEEIKHRLQYDPIFAVSTIHSFVWELIQPFTSDMKIWLEADLKASIDDLQAKIYKAQDKSGKTAVKNARSRDSKLKRLEKLDIVQNFTYSPTSTRLTTGSLTHAEVIKIATEFLTEQPLFQKVLVNKFPILLIDESQDTNKGLMDAFIQTQKNNSGCFSLGLFGDLMQRIYSGGKEDLATSLPENWKTPEKKTNFRSPKRVIKLINKIRQEDDGKQQTAKPDAEEGIVRLFIAQTPNENKSEVEARIREQMKAITDDENWKDVSQVKTLTLEHAMAARRGEFDEFFTPLSTEDSLRDSLLNGTSSTFKFCTHQVLPLANAIRKENDFEVMRIIKKHSHLIGGENKDFLADPIALLASVEDAVSKVRALLKNDISLRELLSLIEKNQLLEIPDILNDLLLEGIADLAEGVESPSIQKAWDTALDARLSHVENYAKYVADELGFTTHQGVKGLEFDRILAVIDDKDSKGFLFKYEKLFGAENLSATDKKNEANGIDSVLSRTRRLFYVICSRAEKSLAVVAYSQEPSAVKNRAIDAEWFDEDEIILI from the coding sequence ATGGCAGATACTCATAGTCTTCAAGAGGTTGATAAAGAGATTTATCAATATCTAAACCTTGACAGCCCTACTAGTTTTTTATTATTTGCTGGAGCTGGATCGGGTAAAACCAGAACTCTTGTAAATGTTCTTCAGGCAGTACGTGACAATGACCTTCATAGGTTTATAAAAGCAGGACAGCGCATTGCCGTTATCACCTACACAAATGCTGCTTGTGAAGAAATTAAGCATCGCCTTCAATACGATCCAATATTTGCTGTCTCTACCATACACAGCTTTGTTTGGGAGTTAATTCAGCCATTTACGAGCGATATGAAAATATGGTTGGAAGCCGACCTAAAAGCAAGTATTGATGATTTACAAGCAAAAATTTATAAAGCACAAGACAAATCTGGTAAGACGGCAGTAAAGAACGCTCGAAGTAGAGATTCAAAATTAAAACGGTTAGAAAAACTCGACATAGTACAGAATTTTACATACAGCCCAACTAGCACACGATTGACAACAGGGTCTTTGACACATGCAGAGGTAATCAAAATTGCCACTGAATTTTTAACTGAACAGCCACTGTTCCAAAAAGTGTTAGTTAACAAGTTCCCTATACTACTCATTGACGAGAGTCAGGATACAAATAAAGGTCTGATGGATGCATTTATACAGACCCAGAAAAATAATTCAGGCTGCTTTTCTTTAGGTCTTTTTGGTGACCTTATGCAGAGAATTTATAGCGGAGGTAAAGAAGACTTAGCGACAAGTCTACCTGAGAACTGGAAAACACCCGAAAAGAAAACCAACTTTCGGAGCCCCAAAAGGGTTATCAAGCTGATTAATAAAATTAGGCAAGAGGATGATGGTAAACAACAAACTGCAAAGCCAGATGCAGAAGAAGGTATTGTTCGCTTATTTATTGCCCAGACACCTAATGAAAATAAATCAGAAGTTGAGGCTCGTATAAGAGAGCAGATGAAAGCTATAACTGATGATGAGAATTGGAAAGATGTTAGTCAGGTAAAAACATTAACGCTTGAACATGCCATGGCAGCTCGTAGAGGAGAGTTTGACGAATTTTTCACTCCATTGTCAACGGAGGATAGCCTAAGAGATTCATTACTAAACGGAACGAGTTCAACATTTAAATTTTGTACTCATCAGGTTTTACCTTTGGCTAATGCGATTCGTAAAGAAAATGACTTTGAAGTTATGAGAATTATTAAGAAACATTCTCATTTGATAGGGGGAGAGAATAAAGACTTCCTTGCAGATCCGATAGCACTATTAGCTTCTGTGGAGGATGCAGTTAGTAAGGTTAGAGCTTTGCTGAAAAATGACATTAGCCTCAGAGAATTATTGTCATTAATAGAGAAGAATCAACTGTTAGAAATCCCCGATATTTTGAACGACCTTTTACTGGAAGGTATCGCAGATCTCGCAGAGGGCGTTGAGTCACCTTCCATCCAAAAAGCTTGGGATACAGCACTTGATGCAAGACTGAGTCACGTTGAAAACTATGCAAAATATGTGGCCGACGAGCTAGGTTTTACTACCCACCAGGGAGTTAAAGGGTTGGAATTTGATCGCATTTTGGCAGTAATAGATGACAAAGACTCAAAGGGCTTTCTTTTCAAGTATGAGAAGCTCTTTGGCGCTGAAAATCTGTCGGCTACAGATAAGAAAAATGAGGCGAATGGTATAGACTCCGTCTTATCCAGAACCAGACGGTTGTTCTATGTAATATGCAGTAGGGCGGAGAAGAGCCTTGCTGTTGTTGCTTACTCACAAGAGCCTTCAGCAGTCAAGAATCGTGCTATTGATGCTGAATGGTTTGATGAAGATGAAATAATACTGATTTAG
- a CDS encoding ATP-dependent nuclease: MKINFVQIQNFRKLKNCRVNLSDNETLLVGANNSGKTSATDALICFLDKSRKITVTDFTLSNWSALNQYAESWLSTDPKELNGQDISDWIPYCPSLDVWLDAGVEDVHRVAHLIPTLKWKGEPLGIRLTYEPKDIEKLRENFLQDFRAIDELRTDETKLSFWPRDLKDYLNRKLSDSFVIRAYILDPKKISTTQDLPKQATPLENDPFNGLFKVDTIEAQRGFTDPNSEQVNTGITLSSQLQEYYIRHLNPTDLPDDDDLPALKAIEEAQEEFDKKLDKSFKGALGEIQALGYPGFNDPDVKLSSRVNPIKGLEHDAAVIFDIQKQGFNNHTFSLPEQYNGLGYKNLIHIVFKLITFRDRWQRIGKAQKRRSANDVAIEPIHLVLVEEPEAHLHAQVQQVFIRKAYEVLRKDIDEQFTTQMVLSTHSSYIAHEAGFEKLRYFKRKAAVSIADVPEAEVVDLSSVFGSGKKKATEDEQILNTQKFVSRYLKTTHCDLFFANGIILVEGAAERMLLPHFINYNYPELRSSYLSILEVGGAHAQRLKPLIDTLALPTLVITDTDAKGVDGKKVQPARNNDYKYGSDTLREWFELKDLSLDDVLDLSNDKKVKGNVRAAYQYGFMIKYHTDGKEEEAIPYTFEDAIALSNIQLFRDLTSSTGMVKKMHEATMKVSLEECAATLYKALDGEKAKMALDLLYDVDPKKLKVPTYIDEGLQWLEKELSNTDQEFVFAEPEEVEEPEEVEEPEALEEF, translated from the coding sequence ATGAAGATTAATTTTGTACAAATCCAAAACTTTCGAAAACTAAAGAACTGTAGGGTTAACCTGTCAGATAATGAAACTCTACTAGTCGGTGCAAACAATAGCGGCAAAACTTCAGCTACAGATGCTCTTATATGCTTTCTCGACAAGTCACGGAAGATTACAGTTACTGACTTTACCCTAAGTAACTGGTCGGCTTTAAATCAATACGCAGAATCTTGGCTTAGTACCGACCCAAAAGAGTTAAACGGGCAAGATATAAGCGATTGGATTCCGTATTGCCCTTCACTTGACGTTTGGCTTGATGCTGGTGTTGAAGATGTTCACAGAGTGGCACATTTAATTCCAACACTTAAATGGAAGGGCGAGCCTCTGGGTATCAGACTAACATATGAACCCAAAGATATTGAAAAGCTTAGAGAGAACTTTTTACAAGATTTCAGAGCTATAGATGAGTTGCGCACCGACGAGACAAAGCTATCTTTTTGGCCTCGGGACTTGAAAGATTATCTCAATAGAAAGTTGTCTGATTCCTTTGTTATCAGAGCTTACATCTTAGACCCTAAAAAAATCTCTACTACTCAAGATTTGCCAAAGCAAGCCACTCCACTAGAGAACGATCCTTTTAACGGTTTGTTTAAAGTTGACACTATAGAAGCACAACGCGGATTCACAGATCCTAATAGTGAGCAAGTGAATACAGGCATTACCCTGTCTAGCCAGTTGCAGGAATACTACATTCGCCATCTAAACCCTACTGATTTACCTGATGACGATGATCTTCCTGCACTGAAAGCAATTGAGGAAGCTCAGGAAGAGTTTGATAAGAAATTAGACAAGTCGTTTAAGGGAGCATTGGGCGAAATACAAGCTCTTGGTTACCCAGGATTCAATGACCCTGATGTTAAACTATCGAGTCGCGTTAATCCGATTAAAGGGTTGGAACATGATGCTGCCGTAATATTTGATATTCAAAAGCAAGGTTTTAATAATCACACGTTCTCCTTACCAGAGCAATATAACGGACTAGGATACAAAAACCTTATTCATATTGTGTTCAAGTTGATTACGTTCAGAGATCGGTGGCAACGAATTGGAAAAGCTCAAAAAAGAAGATCTGCAAATGATGTTGCAATAGAACCAATCCATTTGGTATTGGTTGAAGAACCTGAAGCTCACCTGCACGCTCAGGTTCAACAAGTATTTATACGCAAAGCCTATGAAGTTCTTAGGAAAGATATCGACGAACAATTTACTACGCAGATGGTTCTTAGCACCCATTCAAGCTACATAGCTCATGAAGCTGGATTCGAGAAACTACGCTACTTCAAACGCAAAGCCGCAGTTAGTATCGCTGATGTACCTGAGGCTGAGGTCGTCGATTTATCTTCAGTTTTTGGAAGTGGTAAGAAAAAGGCAACTGAAGACGAACAGATTCTTAACACTCAGAAGTTTGTTTCGCGTTACCTCAAGACAACCCACTGCGATCTTTTCTTTGCAAATGGCATCATTCTGGTTGAAGGTGCTGCAGAGCGAATGCTACTACCGCATTTCATTAATTATAATTATCCTGAGCTACGAAGTAGCTATTTATCAATACTAGAGGTTGGTGGTGCGCACGCTCAACGTTTGAAACCACTAATCGATACTCTAGCCTTACCTACTTTGGTGATTACCGATACAGATGCGAAGGGCGTGGATGGCAAGAAGGTTCAGCCTGCAAGAAATAATGATTATAAGTATGGCAGTGATACGCTTAGGGAGTGGTTTGAACTGAAAGACCTAAGTCTGGATGACGTACTGGATCTTTCAAATGATAAGAAAGTTAAAGGTAATGTCAGAGCTGCATATCAATATGGTTTCATGATCAAATATCATACAGATGGTAAAGAAGAGGAAGCGATTCCATACACATTTGAGGATGCAATAGCACTCAGTAACATTCAACTATTTCGAGACTTGACTAGCTCAACTGGGATGGTCAAAAAGATGCACGAAGCGACGATGAAGGTTTCTTTGGAAGAATGTGCGGCTACTCTATATAAAGCCTTAGATGGTGAAAAGGCGAAGATGGCATTGGATCTTTTGTATGATGTTGATCCTAAGAAGCTAAAAGTTCCAACCTATATTGATGAAGGGCTTCAGTGGTTGGAAAAGGAGTTGAGCAATACTGACCAAGAATTTGTCTTTGCAGAACCTGAAGAGGTTGAAGAACCCGAAGAGGTTGAAGAACCCGAAGCCTTGGAGGAGTTCTGA
- a CDS encoding LexA family protein, producing the protein MNVIPISASAGITGFESPATDYKQLPLSLDELLIEHPSATFIGQARGDSMQGVGIFDEDILIVDRHVSVKNQDVIVANYNGAFVCKIIDTVNRQLLSANESHMSTPILEHDSFSVEGVVIRSIRCHRQSPILTRD; encoded by the coding sequence ATGAACGTTATTCCCATTTCAGCTAGCGCAGGCATCACCGGATTTGAATCTCCGGCGACTGACTACAAGCAACTTCCACTAAGTCTTGATGAATTGCTGATTGAACATCCTAGCGCCACCTTTATCGGGCAAGCCCGTGGCGACTCCATGCAAGGCGTGGGCATTTTCGATGAAGATATCTTGATTGTGGATAGGCACGTCAGTGTCAAAAACCAAGATGTGATTGTGGCTAATTACAATGGCGCCTTTGTCTGCAAAATCATTGATACGGTTAATCGTCAACTCCTCTCTGCCAATGAGTCGCACATGAGCACGCCAATACTTGAGCATGACTCGTTTAGCGTGGAAGGTGTGGTGATTCGCTCGATACGTTGTCATCGTCAAAGCCCAATACTCACAAGAGATTAA
- a CDS encoding Y-family DNA polymerase — translation MFALVDANSFYCSAEQVFRPEWRGRPIVVLSNNDGCIVAANRQAKEAGIAKFVPYFQVKSLCERKGVIALSSNYELYGSLSSAMMEIIGRFAPEQHIYSIDESFLSFKHCYPAIPCLITQAARIRRAVWKESRLPVCVGMGESLTLAKAANHAAKKLPGYNGVCAISSHSEREFVLGQMATSDVWGVGKRIAKRLSAMNINTALELARLAPGIARQQFNIEVERTVRELNGLPCKGWDEARADKLQIFSTRSMGQRIMDKASLLQAITKHAAIAAAKARHQGSLCNAMLVFASNSPFDEQPCGFKVTVRLPSPTNDTCELVKAAVSLCESRFQHGVRYYKVGVGLIDLCNEAHYQHDLFAQPKSPALMNVLDALNNRYGTDALFVAGQGIAPKWRMRRDMLTPQYTTNWHDIPQISC, via the coding sequence ATGTTTGCGCTTGTGGATGCGAACTCTTTTTACTGCAGTGCCGAGCAAGTGTTCAGGCCCGAATGGCGTGGTCGGCCCATCGTTGTGCTCAGTAATAACGATGGCTGTATTGTGGCCGCCAATCGCCAAGCTAAAGAAGCAGGGATAGCTAAGTTTGTCCCCTACTTCCAGGTTAAGTCGCTGTGCGAGCGTAAAGGCGTGATAGCGCTCTCCTCAAACTATGAGCTCTATGGCTCGCTTTCATCCGCCATGATGGAAATCATCGGTCGCTTTGCCCCAGAGCAGCACATTTACAGTATTGATGAGTCCTTTCTGTCGTTTAAACACTGTTACCCAGCCATTCCCTGCTTAATCACTCAAGCCGCGCGGATACGGCGAGCGGTCTGGAAAGAATCGCGGTTACCTGTGTGCGTCGGCATGGGGGAATCACTGACCTTGGCCAAAGCGGCTAATCATGCTGCTAAGAAGCTCCCTGGCTATAACGGTGTGTGCGCCATCTCCAGTCACAGCGAAAGAGAGTTCGTGTTGGGGCAGATGGCAACCAGCGATGTGTGGGGGGTCGGTAAACGTATTGCCAAGCGGCTGTCAGCGATGAATATCAACACGGCGCTTGAGTTAGCACGCTTAGCGCCCGGCATTGCTCGCCAACAATTCAATATTGAGGTGGAGCGAACCGTCCGTGAGCTAAACGGCTTACCGTGTAAGGGGTGGGATGAAGCCCGTGCTGATAAGTTGCAGATATTCTCGACCAGAAGCATGGGGCAGCGCATCATGGACAAAGCATCCCTATTACAGGCCATCACCAAGCACGCCGCGATAGCCGCCGCCAAAGCGAGACACCAAGGTTCATTGTGCAATGCCATGCTGGTGTTTGCCAGCAACTCGCCTTTTGATGAACAGCCCTGTGGATTCAAAGTCACTGTGCGCTTACCTAGTCCAACGAATGATACCTGTGAACTCGTTAAGGCCGCAGTGAGTCTGTGTGAGTCGCGGTTCCAACATGGCGTGCGCTACTACAAGGTGGGTGTCGGGCTGATTGATTTGTGCAACGAAGCCCACTACCAACATGACTTATTCGCCCAACCTAAAAGCCCTGCGCTCATGAATGTGCTGGATGCGCTTAACAATCGCTATGGTACCGATGCTTTGTTTGTTGCCGGACAAGGCATTGCGCCCAAATGGCGAATGCGCCGAGACATGCTCACCCCTCAATACACAACCAATTGGCACGATATCCCGCAAATCAGTTGCTGA
- a CDS encoding Tn7 transposase TnsA N-terminal domain-containing protein: MTKRVPNMRKGRNITWMFSHKNEQSVFIDSFLEQTYANKLELSPEVKAYATQPESMHVNVDGKKCRYTPDFLVVNHDGTSIYVEVHHNAFINDEYLKKLDAAEQYINETTSSSFLLVDEAELPMVVGKNIQMIVMNRNATELEHVDVSQLPDVTTYAELYRLLSDDLEDPAAAIYELIAIKVFKYDECVIFGPSTQLVRAQ; this comes from the coding sequence ATGACTAAACGTGTACCCAATATGCGAAAAGGACGCAATATTACATGGATGTTCAGCCACAAGAATGAGCAATCAGTCTTCATCGATTCTTTTCTTGAGCAGACCTACGCTAACAAGTTAGAACTTTCACCTGAGGTGAAAGCATATGCCACACAACCTGAGAGTATGCACGTCAATGTGGACGGTAAGAAATGTCGCTATACGCCTGACTTTCTTGTCGTCAATCATGATGGGACTTCAATCTATGTCGAAGTTCATCATAACGCCTTTATTAATGATGAGTATCTCAAGAAGCTTGATGCTGCCGAGCAATACATCAATGAAACGACCTCATCGTCATTTCTTCTGGTAGATGAAGCCGAACTTCCAATGGTCGTGGGTAAAAACATACAAATGATCGTCATGAACCGAAATGCCACTGAGCTTGAACACGTTGATGTTAGCCAACTGCCTGATGTTACAACATACGCAGAGCTTTATCGGCTGCTAAGTGATGACCTTGAAGACCCTGCGGCCGCTATTTATGAACTCATTGCAATCAAAGTCTTTAAGTATGATGAATGTGTGATTTTTGGCCCTTCAACTCAACTCGTGAGGGCGCAATAA
- a CDS encoding ATP-binding protein, with translation MERLMAALNRIDMPDNIAKHCTLKAAWKAMNHVHYNFTHQDKKLGLLITGPSGIGKTLLAETYASQIKRRESEEKVTIPVLHHEVAIETNSPSALLRGIIMRMGAPLPRKAIDFIELFAQFNQLLVELEVELLIIDEVQHTLPKNDGIKAQQMLKCFASMLDKSGVPIVFMGTQAANRLMTFGTTKKDYDDDEQLSRRMIKPVKLHQIIPISKESLNVFNYFMARENLPLLQSNERELITRLNLAYINGHFGTLDKLFKGYDFSYVHDRIMLLDALRESFELNCPCEANPFNEQDYNAMDATLVVEKHKVWVNEWRAEHGYPTSMPAK, from the coding sequence ATGGAACGACTGATGGCCGCGTTAAATCGCATTGATATGCCTGATAACATTGCTAAACATTGCACGCTTAAAGCAGCATGGAAAGCGATGAACCATGTGCATTACAATTTTACGCATCAAGATAAGAAGCTCGGACTGCTCATTACGGGGCCATCTGGCATCGGTAAAACGCTACTCGCGGAAACATACGCGAGTCAGATAAAGAGACGCGAGAGTGAAGAGAAAGTCACTATTCCTGTATTGCATCATGAAGTGGCAATCGAAACGAACAGCCCCAGTGCGTTACTTCGCGGAATAATCATGCGGATGGGCGCCCCACTACCAAGGAAGGCGATAGACTTTATTGAACTGTTTGCTCAGTTCAATCAATTATTGGTCGAACTTGAAGTCGAGTTACTCATCATTGATGAAGTTCAACACACCCTACCTAAAAATGATGGGATAAAGGCTCAACAAATGCTGAAGTGTTTCGCGAGCATGCTCGATAAATCAGGCGTACCGATTGTGTTCATGGGGACCCAAGCCGCCAACCGATTAATGACATTCGGTACAACTAAAAAGGATTATGACGATGATGAGCAATTGTCACGCCGCATGATAAAACCGGTGAAATTGCATCAAATTATTCCGATTAGCAAAGAGTCGTTAAATGTTTTTAATTATTTCATGGCAAGAGAAAATCTGCCGTTGCTGCAAAGCAATGAACGTGAACTTATCACACGTTTGAATCTTGCTTATATCAATGGTCACTTCGGTACCTTGGACAAATTATTCAAAGGCTATGACTTTTCATATGTTCACGATCGCATCATGTTATTAGATGCGCTAAGAGAGAGTTTTGAGCTTAATTGTCCTTGTGAGGCTAACCCTTTCAATGAGCAAGACTATAACGCCATGGATGCAACACTTGTCGTCGAAAAGCACAAAGTATGGGTCAACGAATGGAGGGCTGAACATGGGTATCCAACCTCTATGCCTGCCAAATGA
- a CDS encoding carbon storage regulator, which yields MLTLTRLEGESLELSNIYDAEGNELPPIVVCHVKANKIGIHADHTVKILRSEILARIKIDALNESYHHKFTTDIED from the coding sequence ATGCTAACGTTGACACGCTTAGAAGGCGAATCCCTTGAGCTCAGTAACATCTACGATGCTGAGGGTAACGAACTCCCACCAATTGTCGTATGCCATGTTAAGGCCAATAAAATCGGTATTCATGCTGACCACACAGTGAAAATACTGCGTAGTGAAATCCTTGCTCGAATCAAAATCGACGCATTAAATGAAAGCTACCATCACAAATTTACCACTGACATAGAAGATTAA
- a CDS encoding peptidase domain-containing ABC transporter — MFTLLPQSKCSIIYQSEYSECGLACLAMMSSFYQRKTNLMTLRKELAYSESGMSIRTLCEYAEQINLDSRPLQADVHEIEQLRLPCVLHWDLNHFVVLTEYNKNTVTIHDPAIGKVKYSIEKFKEHYTGIAVEFFPAINFKKETRDKGLKLNSFWQASVGLKYGLFKIFIASLLLQLFALASPYYMQLVIDDVIVNQDKELLNLLFIAFFILTLVSLITSILRNLIGLHIQNHLNIQWSSGLYSHLIRLPISWFEKRHIGDIVSRFGSQGEIQSFITSTFVSVVLDGLMVTTTLIMMYVYSPKLTLIATLAVLIYALVRWMFYRPFRRNAEEIIIASAKEDSFFLEGIRSIQAIRLHGHEDKRKNEWLSLYSDVINLGIRGSIWSLCFSSVNTIIFAIENLCVIYFAANFVMDGLFSIGMMIAFMSYKGQFSSRINSLIDSFVSFKMLDIHLSRLSDIALESQEDNRKGLGLTKPVVGCIKLENISFRYGAKYKPLFENVNLTLEFGDNIAITGISGSGKTTLLKIILGLLEPTSGRILFDGVDIKKIGLVTYRKLIGSVMQNDSLLSGTLAENISFFDDDYNLLKVEQACKLASIHDDIEALPMGYQTLIGDMGVQLSGGQVQRVLLARALYLEPCILVLDEATSNLDLDNEQRINSGINRLPVTRILVTHRESTLEYVNKVYNLTTQGLECVS; from the coding sequence ATGTTTACTCTCCTCCCTCAAAGTAAGTGCTCAATTATATATCAATCTGAATACAGTGAGTGTGGTTTAGCTTGCCTTGCTATGATGTCTAGCTTTTACCAAAGAAAAACCAATTTAATGACCCTCAGAAAAGAACTCGCTTACAGTGAGTCAGGGATGTCAATACGTACACTGTGTGAGTATGCAGAGCAGATAAACCTAGATTCTAGACCCTTACAGGCTGATGTTCATGAGATAGAGCAACTTCGCTTACCCTGCGTGCTGCATTGGGACTTAAATCATTTTGTTGTCCTAACTGAGTACAATAAAAATACTGTAACTATTCATGACCCCGCTATTGGTAAAGTTAAGTATTCGATTGAAAAGTTTAAAGAACATTATACAGGTATCGCGGTAGAGTTTTTCCCTGCAATTAACTTTAAAAAAGAAACTCGTGATAAGGGCCTTAAGTTAAATTCTTTCTGGCAAGCAAGTGTTGGCTTAAAATATGGGTTGTTTAAAATATTTATTGCATCGCTTTTGTTACAGTTATTTGCATTAGCTTCCCCTTATTATATGCAACTAGTAATTGATGATGTTATAGTCAATCAAGATAAAGAACTGCTTAATTTATTGTTTATTGCGTTTTTCATTCTAACATTAGTCTCTCTTATAACAAGTATTTTAAGAAATTTAATTGGTTTGCATATACAGAATCATCTAAACATTCAGTGGAGCTCTGGATTATATTCTCACTTGATTAGATTACCTATTAGCTGGTTTGAGAAACGCCATATAGGTGATATTGTCAGTCGTTTTGGTTCTCAGGGGGAAATACAGTCTTTTATTACCTCTACTTTTGTTAGTGTTGTACTTGATGGTTTAATGGTCACTACAACGTTGATAATGATGTACGTATATAGCCCGAAATTAACATTGATTGCTACTTTAGCCGTTCTTATCTATGCGCTTGTGAGGTGGATGTTCTATCGACCATTTAGAAGGAATGCTGAAGAGATCATTATAGCATCAGCTAAAGAAGATAGCTTTTTCTTAGAAGGTATACGTTCAATTCAAGCTATCCGTTTGCATGGCCATGAAGATAAACGTAAGAATGAATGGCTATCTCTATACTCTGATGTTATTAATTTAGGAATTAGAGGTTCGATATGGTCCCTATGTTTCTCATCTGTTAATACCATTATATTTGCGATTGAAAACTTGTGCGTGATTTATTTTGCCGCGAATTTTGTGATGGATGGTTTGTTTTCGATAGGAATGATGATAGCTTTTATGTCATATAAAGGACAATTCTCCTCAAGAATTAATAGCCTTATAGATAGTTTTGTTTCTTTTAAAATGTTGGACATTCACTTGTCTAGACTATCAGATATCGCATTAGAGTCACAAGAAGATAACCGTAAGGGGCTGGGGTTAACAAAACCTGTCGTTGGCTGTATCAAACTTGAAAATATTAGTTTTAGATATGGAGCAAAATACAAACCTCTGTTTGAAAATGTAAATCTCACACTCGAGTTCGGCGACAACATTGCCATAACCGGCATTTCTGGAAGCGGTAAGACCACACTGCTAAAAATAATTCTAGGATTATTAGAACCCACCTCTGGAAGAATCCTTTTTGATGGCGTTGATATTAAAAAAATTGGTTTAGTAACATACAGAAAATTAATTGGTAGTGTTATGCAAAATGACTCCTTATTATCAGGTACTTTAGCCGAAAACATTTCATTTTTCGACGATGATTATAATCTCTTAAAAGTTGAGCAGGCATGTAAGTTAGCCTCAATACATGATGATATAGAGGCTTTGCCTATGGGATATCAAACATTAATTGGCGACATGGGAGTTCAACTGTCCGGAGGGCAGGTACAACGGGTATTACTGGCAAGGGCTTTATACCTAGAACCCTGCATATTAGTATTAGATGAAGCAACCAGTAATTTAGATTTAGACAATGAACAACGAATCAATTCCGGTATTAACCGCCTCCCAGTAACAAGAATTTTGGTTACTCATAGGGAGTCAACGCTGGAGTATGTTAATAAAGTGTACAACTTAACAACTCAAGGACTTGAATGTGTCTCTTAA